In Rhodamnia argentea isolate NSW1041297 chromosome 1, ASM2092103v1, whole genome shotgun sequence, the genomic window CTTTTGCTTCCTAAATTTATGTTTCGACTTTGATGTAGTTGTTGCTCTTTGCTATTAGGAAGTAGTCAATAGATCTTTACTTAAAAAAGTTTGAAGATCCCATTCTAATCTTTGgggaacttaaaaaaaaatttggatacaCAGGATTGATGATTTGTAGATGTTGCCCACCAATTGTTTGGATAGGGAATGGCATGTATTTACTTAGAGATATATGAACTTGAAGCTTTCAAGAGTCTTTCTCTGTTTAATAGCTTGATAGGAATATGTAATTCCATATGATGAAGGTGTTCACTTGATGAGCTTTGAGTGGTAATGTTTATTCTTAGTGAGTTATAGCAACATGGACACTGAGTTATGACTAATGGTCATAGATGAACCTCGGAGTCATCTAGCTTTGAAATGAGTGTGTGTTGGCCATAAACATGCCAATGAAGGAAGAGGACAATATATTCTCTTAGCTCATTGGTCAGAAATTCTTGTCTTTGTGGTATGGATCAGTCTCCTCATCCTCCTAGGGTCCTTGGTTAACCACATACTCCTTGATTTATTGCCGTCCTTGTAGAAATTGATCACTCCATTTATTCCTGGTGATATTGGTTTGTATCTTGATTGAGTCAGCTTACGACTTTATTGTTCTACGGTCTGGAAACTAGGCTTGCTGGAGGACAGTCAGACATTGTGACGGAAAATGACTTGGAGCATCTGTTACATCTTCTGGAAGGGAAGGAAGGAGATATGGAGTGGCAAAGTATGATGGAGCGCTCCACGCCTAACATGGCATACCAAGCTTGGCGGCATGAACCCAAAGTACGTTTTGCTTCAATTAGTAGTGTCTCCCATTATTTATTGTTTAGAGCAGTGTGGTTTTGACCATTTAGATACTTATAAAGCTTTTCATaatgttcttttctttaatatGAAAAGAGAAAGGCAAAATTTGCTTTTTCTGAGCAAATCCTAAACATACTATGCATTTTGCTGCTTGTTATCTGGTATCCACATGATATTTTTCTGATCACTTATGAATGTGCAGTATGTGGTTGAAATCAACCACTGGTCATGTGTAAAAAGCATTTAGAATTGTGCTAGCTACTAGGATTTTAATCTGCTGCCAGCTGATGCCTTTTCCCATGTCAACTGTGATTGTCGCTATTGGTGCATGGATATCAAGAGTGATGGTGCTGTGTAGCAGGAAATGCAGATGCATTTCAGATAATCAACCAATGCGTTTCTTTTCAATGCTCTCAGCATTTACAGAACCCTTGTTTccgtttcttttcattatctgaTTTTGCGTTTTGTGTATCAGACAGGCCCTATTATTTTTCGCAGCAGAACTGTATTTGAGGATGCAACTGCGGAAGTGGTTAGAGATTTCTTTTGGGATGATGAGTTCCGGCCAAAATGGGATCCTATGCTTTCGTACTTCAAAACCCTGGAGGAATGCCCTCATACAGGGACAATGATTCTTCACTGGATAAAAAAGGTTTTTCAAGCTTGTAAATGGGAGACAATTGCACGCATACACACACATTTggccttctttttgttttctttctcctaCGAGAGACAATCCAACATAATGACAAAATTGCACCTTTCTATTTCAGTTTCCTTTCTTCTGTAGTGATCGTGAGTATATCATTGGCCGACGCATATGGGAGGCTGGCAAGACGTATTACTGTGTGACAAAGGTATGTAGGATCAGATACGTTCATGTTGTAGAATTTAACTGTCTAGGACTGggtattaaacattttcatggtcTGCACATTATGTGATGACATTTCTTCCTCTTCGTTCCCCATGGTCTGCTGAATTTACCCCAGTTATCTCTGTTCTGAAAGGTTTTCTGACTTTCAGTTGGGCCCCCACTGAAATGATTCTCACTAGAGTTTTGTCTTGTTCTACTAAGTCGTCAAAACTCTATTCGATTGTGATTTCTCACATAGGCAAGTTATAGAGCTTTAGCATGTGTGCCTCTAGTCGAATACATGATCCAGCAAAGTCTGGGTTATGTGCTGCTTGTCTAGGTATTGCTACAGCTTTGCAAGTGGCGTTGAGTCTTGGATCTTTGTGAGTGAATGATGAAGACTGGGTCATATTTTTGTATTCCAGCTGTAGATGAGCAATGAGTCAGCTGACTAATGGTTGGAGAAAAGAGTGGGATAGCATGTCTTATCTTTTCCCAATTTGGCTATGGCACTGACTGATGTTTGTCAACCTTACAGGGAGTGCCATACCCAGGCCTGCCGAAACGTGACAAGCCAAGGCGTGTCGAGCTCTACTTTTCTAGTTGGGTTATCAAGGCTGGTATGCACTATTAGAGAGCCATGTACCTGTATCCCACTAAATTTCTGTGgattaaaggaaaaaattctGTCTActaatttgtttttgctttcaTAATCTGCCAGTGGAATCTCGTAAAGGTGATGGACAGTTCTCTGCATGTGAGGTTACTCTCGTGCATTACGAGGATATGGGGATTCCCAAAGACGTGGCCAAGTTGGGAGTTCGGCATGGGATGTGGGGGACGGTGAAGAAACTACACTCTGGCATGAGAGGATACCAAAACGCAAGGAAGACAGAAGCTTCCTTGTCGAGGAGTGCATTGATGGCAAGAATCACGACGAAGATTTCTTTCGACGGGAACTCTGATTCCACGGAACCAGTTTCTGGGGAAGAGGACAGAGACCAAAGCATGGAAATCAAGAGACACGAGGACAATGGGCTTGATTGGAAGTGGGTTGTCATAGGAGGAACCGTGGCTCTTGCGTTTGGACTGCATACCGGTGCCATAGGGAAAGCATTGTTACTTGGAGCGGGCAATAGGATTGCGCGGAGGTGAGAGGAGATGGTGAAGAAAATATGCTTTACATATTTGTATTTACAATAGATCCCTTTATCTTGTCGTCCCTAACAACATATCAATTTTTACCGACTTGGCTAGTGGGGTAGCTGGTATTATTCTATCCCGTTGATTCATTCGTCGCGGCGCTTTACCTATAGATACACTTCACAAAACTGATATTCGACTCTGGAGAATCCTATTGCACGTTCACGGTGCACCTGGATCTCACCTGTTGAACCCCGTAGACAGGCATGTGTACTATTTCTTCCAACTTGTTTGAGTTAATAAGAATGCCTGGACATTTTACAGCACGGTGGCCGGCTTTCATCACCATCTAGAAATTAGCGTTGTCATTTCACTACTGTTTAGCGATACATCGAAGCGGTCTGTATTGATATTCTTTATGTTGCAATTGATAGAAAGGTGGAGAATCATTCTGAGAATCAAGACAGACTTTTGTATTGCCAAGTTCTTTCTGGATGCTGTCTCTGTATCCGTCCCATTAGGTGGTATCTTTTAGTGATCCAGATTCAATCGGCTGCCTCAATCTCTGCAGCAACGTGGATCTAGCGGATGATTGAGTCTTTTAAAACCAAGTAAAATCAGTAAGGTTCGGCCCAAGACCCAATAAAATTCATAACGCTGCTAATATTCTAAGTAGCATGATCATTGCTGGGTTAGATTATCAATCCTATCCTGGAACTCTTACCTcatcgataaaaaaatttctttgggTAATTGTAAAACTTATATAAGTTAACAATAGCATATTTTTGTCACCGAAGTCGCTCCAAGGTGTAGCTGTAGACCAATCTGAGGGAAACGCAGCACTATTTTTGTCATCGTCGGTTAGTCACTGAGCCGGTCCTACTCAAACAATACGACATTCGCAAACCAGCACCGCCCACTCAATAATTCCCTACTCGATGTGTTGGGACTAAGGTCGAGACTTGCAATAAATTTCTCACCCAACTTCATGAGTTAGATTGTCGCCATGTCGGACATAAACACTAGAAAGAAAGGACAATAGAGCTGAAGTTTCATTATGTGCATGATCGGCTTGAGAGATCAAATGTTTTACTTGAACAATGATCGACAAGTCTGTCCTACACAAATCGAGTCTATACCGATCTCCTGAACGTTTCCCTGAGGGATGGGAACAATCTATGTATCTATCTAAAGGCAGATTATTACAGATTTCTCAACGTCTTTGATTTTGCTTCCAACTCGAGGGCAGAATTTGTCTCCAATGACAGGTCTAGTGGGTTACTTAGAAATCTTACTAATCTCGCCATTGATTTCACACTCTCTTAAGTTACTTTTGTTAGTTCTTCAGTATATtatgaaagaggaaaaattataaaaaaaagtcctaaacctattgcaatagttccaattcagtcctaatatatatattttttgtcaattcaatcataaatcttattttttaccaattcagtcttaaaatttttgtatttgtgtcaattcaatccatccaaccaatCATTACCGGCCAGCGTTGACgtaacaatttttaattatattttaatattttttcaatttcatcttttcctttatttctttctttcttgttttttttttcttattctccaTCTTCCTCCAGCCAGCCGCCTCATCGGGCCTCACCGGCCCATGCGATGACttgctggaggaagaaggagaaggaaaaagaagaaataacaaatgaaaaaaaataaattacaaaatattaaaatatcattaaaaattaccacgtcaGCGCCGCCAGCCAAAGTTGACaggaaatattaaaaattggcaCAAAGCAAAAtgttaagattaaattgacactttttttcgtaattttcctGTATCAGTAGCTTCTCCCAGTACTTTATGAGCAGTAACTCTGTCCATTTCTTGATGTGCTGTGCTTTCTTTACTCGAGtgcaataaaaaatcaatcGCCCAACTGAATCATGAAGAAGCACACAAGCATACAAATACTAATCAATCACTAATCTCATCAAGGCCTTTATGGTGAAAGgaaccattttctttttcttctgtctAGCTGggagaaaaaaatgtaaagTAGGAAAAGATCATATGGTTCCACAAAATTCATGCGTTGCCAAAACGGATAAGGTGAGTGTGAAAAGGACCATCACGACTGTGATAGACAAAACCAGTGGCGTTGGGTTGTTTTGGGAATCATTCCTGGGTTGATTGAGATTGGACCAAGGACACCATTATAACCCAACAACATCCCATTTAATGTCCTTGAAACTTTCGGGGGCCACCAACTTCTGAAAGTATCGTCTTAGGGCTTTCTAAAACCTCATCCTCATAAGTCAAATGTCTCACCACTACCATCACATCATCTCATGCCAACTTGTCGAAATTCCAAATTGTTAAAAAtagtttgtgctttttttttttgtgtgagctgtcatgaggatgaaatgatcgagTCTGCTCATCTATCTGCCGTCGCCAAAATAGATTTTTCGGATTGTTTCGTCgtgaatttgtttttttatttgaaagtaAGAACTCTGGcaatcaaaataaattccaTCTAGTGATCATTTCTTTACTGTATCTTTATTTATTTCGCGCAAAATaagttatttgaaaaatattttcttaaggACAATTGTTTATTTTGCTTGcaaaattgaataaacaaaacaaaatcatccATGACTACGATTTTTCAAtgactaattaattatttcaagggaTATAcgtaatcatttttaagaaaatatttttcaaatcattcattttccgtgaaacatcACATAGAAGAGATTTAGCGGAAGGTTACTTAAAAGGTaattattttcacattttagatTTAGTGTGTTATATGAAATGTGCACATACGTATGTGCgtggaaaatatggaaaaaaaaaatgcaaaagaggaaaggaaaaaaaaaacgatatgTGCACATACGTATGTGCGTGGACAATatggaaaaaattgcaaaaggggaaagggaaaaaaatgtaggataagaaaagaaaagttattTACGCCGTTTTAGAGAATATACTTAATTGAAGGGTAGGAATGTAAACTAATTTCAAAACGTCACATAGAAGAGATTTAGCGGAAGGTTACTTAAAAGTTCATTACTTTTCCATTTTAGATTTAGTGTGTTATATGACATGTGCACATACGTATGTGCGTTGAGAATATGGTAAAAATTGtgaaagaggaaaggaaaagaaaagctatTTTAGTCGTTTTAGGTAATATACGTAATTGCAGGGTGggaatgaaaattaattttaaaacgtCACATAGAAAAGATTTAGCAGAAAGTTACTTAAAAGTTAATTACTTTCTCATTTTAGATTCAGTGTGTTATATGAATGTGCACATAgtggaaaatatggaaaaaaaaaatgcaaaagaggaaaggaaaaaaaaatgacatgtgcACGTACGTATGTGCgtggaaaatatggaaaaaattgtgaaagaggaaaggaaaaaatgtagGATAAGAAAAGAAGAGTCATTTAAGTCGTTTTAAGGAATATACCTAATTGAGCGGCAGGaatgtaaattaattttaagACGCCACATAGAAGAGATTTAATGAAAGGTTACTTAAAAGGTaattattttcacattttagatTTATTGTGTTATATGACATGTGCAAATACGTATGTCCatggaaaatatggaaaaattttgcaaaggaggaaaggaaaaaatgtaggataagaaaagaaaagatatttaAGTCGTTTTAGGGAATATAGTTAATCTTATCTTTTGGTGAGAGGGAATATACTTAATTGAAGGGTAGAAATGTAAACTAATTTTACAACGTCACAAAGATTTAGCGAAAGGTTACTTAGAAGTTAATTATTTTCCCATTTTAGATTTAGCGTGTTATATGATATGTGCACATACGTATGTGCGTGGAGAATATGGTAAAATTTGcgaaagaggaaaggaaaagaaaagttttaaaGTCGTTTTAGGGAATTTAATTAATTGAAGGGTAGGAatgtatattaattttaagACGCCACATAGAAGAGATTTAACAAAAGGTTACTTAAAAggcaaattattttcaatttttagattTAGTGTGTTAGATGACATGTGCACGTACGTATGTGCctggaaaatatggaaaaaatggcaaatgaggaaaggaaaagaaaagttatTTAAGTAGTTTTAGGAAATATACTTAATTGAAGGGTAGAaatgtaaattaattttaaaaaaaaacgtcaCATAGAAGATATTTAGTAGAAGGTTACTTAAAAGGtaattatttttacattttagcTTTAGCGTGCTATATGACATGTGCACATACGTGTGTGCATGGAGAATATGGTAAAAATTGcgaaagaggaaaggaaaagaaaagtttttAAGTCGTTTTAGGGAATACACTCAATTGAAGGAGTGTAAATTAATTTTAAGACGTCACATAGAAGAGATTTAGCGGAAGGCTACTTACAAGgcaattattttcaatttttagattTAGTGTGTTATATGACATGTGCACATACGTATGTGCGTGGAAAATATGGAGAAAATGGCAAatgaggaaaggaaaagaaaagttatTTAAGTTGTTTTAGGAAATATACTTAATTGAAGGGTACAAacgtaaattaattttaaaaaacgtTACATAAAAGAGATTTAGTAGAAGGTTACTTAAAAGGTAATTATTAAAAGGtaattatttttacattttagaTTTAGCGTGTTATATGACATGTGCACATCCGTATGTGCATGCAGAATACGGTAAAAATTGCGAAAGAGGCaaggaaaataaaagttttTAAGTCGTTCTAGGGAATACACTCAATTGAAGGGTAGGTGTGTATATTAATTTTAAGACGCCACATAAAAGAGATTTAGCAAAAGGTTACTTAAAAGgcaattatttt contains:
- the LOC115726654 gene encoding uncharacterized protein LOC115726654 isoform X1 is translated as MEDTSFFDLADFLRKPSVTETFVDILLCAVPIWLAVMIGLLIGWSWRPRWTGLLYLGLRSKFRFLWTAPPGFGARRLWLAFTALSAFSALRAIWFNFRNKGKSAGEAASPVGSDPVERSGDPVNLETRLAGGQSDIVTENDLEHLLHLLEGKEGDMEWQSMMERSTPNMAYQAWRHEPKTGPIIFRSRTVFEDATAEVVRDFFWDDEFRPKWDPMLSYFKTLEECPHTGTMILHWIKKFPFFCSDREYIIGRRIWEAGKTYYCVTKGVPYPGLPKRDKPRRVELYFSSWVIKAVESRKGDGQFSACEVTLVHYEDMGIPKDVAKLGVRHGMWGTVKKLHSGMRGYQNARKTEASLSRSALMARITTKISFDGNSDSTEPVSGEEDRDQSMEIKRHEDNGLDWKWVVIGGTVALAFGLHTGAIGKALLLGAGNRIARR
- the LOC115726654 gene encoding uncharacterized protein LOC115726654 isoform X2; translated protein: MEDTSFFDLADFLRKPSVTETFVDILLCAVPIWLAVMIGLLIGWSWRPRWTGLLYLGLRSKFRFLWTAPPGFGARRLWLAFTALSAFSALRAIWFNFRNKGKSAGEAASPVGSDPVERSGDPVKLAGGQSDIVTENDLEHLLHLLEGKEGDMEWQSMMERSTPNMAYQAWRHEPKTGPIIFRSRTVFEDATAEVVRDFFWDDEFRPKWDPMLSYFKTLEECPHTGTMILHWIKKFPFFCSDREYIIGRRIWEAGKTYYCVTKGVPYPGLPKRDKPRRVELYFSSWVIKAVESRKGDGQFSACEVTLVHYEDMGIPKDVAKLGVRHGMWGTVKKLHSGMRGYQNARKTEASLSRSALMARITTKISFDGNSDSTEPVSGEEDRDQSMEIKRHEDNGLDWKWVVIGGTVALAFGLHTGAIGKALLLGAGNRIARR